Genomic segment of Eleutherodactylus coqui strain aEleCoq1 chromosome 1, aEleCoq1.hap1, whole genome shotgun sequence:
ttattattattattatattcttCACTTGTTAACCCTTTTTTGAGCCAAAAAGAAACTGAGGTTCATGACAATCtgaatattattagagatgagcgagcaccaaaatgctcgggtgctcgttactcaagacgaaattttcgcgatgctcgagggttcgtttcgagtaacgaaccccattgaagtcaatgggcgactcgagcatttttgtatatcgccgatgctcgctaaggtttccatttgtgaaaatctgggcaattcaagaaagtgatgggaacgacacagcaacggatagggcaggcgaggggctacatgttgggctgcatctcaagttcccaggtcccactattaagccacaatagcggcaagagtgccccccccctcctaacaatttttacttctgcaaaaccctcattagcaaggcataccttagctaagcaccacactacctccaacaaagcacaatcactgcctgcatgacactccgctgccacttctccggggttacatgctgcccaaccccccccccgcacgacccagtgtccacagcgcacaccaaagtgtccctgcgcagccttcagctgccctcatgccacacgctggcctcatagccacaccaccctcatgtctatttataagtgcgtctgccatgaggaggaaccgcaggcacacactgcagagggttggcacggccaggcagcgaccctatttaaaaggggcggggcgatagcccataatgctgtacagaagcaatgagaaatccaatcctgtgccacctccatcaggagctgcaaacgtgggcatagcaatggggaacccatgtgccacacactattcattctgtcaaggtgtctgcatgccccagtcagaccgcggttttctataaatagtcacaggcaggtacaactccgcaatgggaattccgtgtgcacccacagcatgggtggctccctggaacccaccggctgtacataaatgtatcccagtgcagtgcccagcacagctgtggtaacatcaggtttaatgcaggtgggcttcggcccacactgcatgccccagtcagactggggttctttagaagtggacacatggagttacaactccgtgtggaccgacagcatgggtgggtcccaggaagccaccggcggtacataaatatatcccattgcattgcccatcacagctgaggtaacgtccgattaaatgcaggtggtcttcggcccacactgcatgccccagtcttaccggggtttttaatacatagacactggcaggtacaaatccctaatgtgaagtccctgtggacccacagcatgggtggatccctggaacccaccggcggtacatgaatatatcccattgcagtgctcatcacagctgaggtaacgtcacatttaatgcaggtgggcttcggcccacactgcatgccccagtcagactggggttctttagaagtgtacacatgcagttacaactccgtgtggaccgacagcatgggtggctccctggaacccaccggcggtacataaatatatgccattgcagtgcccagcacagctgaggtaacgtcagctttaatgctggtgggctaaaaattactaggattacactgtaggcgagggctcaaaaaaattggtgtaccaacagtacaaatgtacttcagaaaaattgcccatgcccaaccaagagagcagatgaaaccaattaatcactttggttaatgtggcttaatttgtaactaggcctgtaggcggcccagttaaaataaaaattggttcaggtgcaagtttcaacgctttattgaattgagaattgaaacgtataaacattgtttacaaaaataatatgacagcctttgggcctaagaaaaattgcccgttcggcgtgattacgtgaggtttcaggaggaggaggatgaatataatacacagattgatgaagctaaaaggtccctgttttttatggtgatagagaacgatgcttccatctgcaggtgcagcctacgtattgtttaggtatcgctgctgtccgctggtggagaagagaagtctggggaaatccaggctttgttcatctttatgattgtaagcctgtcggcactgtcggttgacaggcgggtatgcttatccgtgatgattcccccagccgcactaaacaccctctctggccGCAGCAAAGAACCGCGAGATTTCTTCTGGGAatccacagcttcaaaacccacggcacttagccgtgggttttgaagcggcctggcctctcgcttctccgctgcggacggcgctcccatagaggagaaaaaaaatgttgaaatgtTGCGGCTGGCGAATCCGCAGTGCCGGCTTTGCTGCGGTGggtttgccatcccgtgtggatgagatttctgagaaattgctgagaaatctcgtccacatggctggctaagcccaggattagcggctgcaggtggatttgccacagcgaaaacccagtgtgaactcagccttacaccccatccctgccactgaggttaagaagtaccccccaaaaagcatgagaggaggggggatccccggttttattgcccgatttacccatcccaaccaggcccctgcAATTACCTGTGTCTtcgaaaaaaaaccgcacagtttatattattacttttatctaagatttgggaaacgtcaaaaagggcgcggagttgcggggggggggggaattatttttaggaagtcaattttttttttccacacagttgagcaatggggtcaggaatttattcagttgtgccctgcaatccaacgggtgttccctgcattataggcctagccatgggtcctgtaagtagattagggccaaaatgggtatgtttctgaacacgggacaaaggggggtatccattttggggtgaacgtcttcattcctgtgtacactgtacaaaaaagactgtttttaaattgacataattgccaaaaaatgaaaatcgtaattttttcctactgctttgcttagatttattcaaaattgtagggtaaaaattctcagtagacctctagatgaattcgttaaggggtctagtttttcaaatgggatcatttgtggtggttctctacggttttggccactcaagggctctacaagtgggcagtggggcTTAAATTCCCTTCATgcaaaatgtttgttctgaaagccaccgattactcctttcattttgggcctcattgtgcatccagacataagattagggcctcaatgggtatgtctctgaacacgggagaaacaggggtatccattttggggtgcaagtcttcattcatgcgtgtgctgtacaaaaaaagctgtttttaaaatgaaagaaatggcaaaaaaacgaaactcataatttttttcttctgctttgcttgaattcattcaaaaactgtggcgtcaaaatgggcagtacacccctagataaattcgttagggggtctagttttcaaaacggggtcatttgtgtgtgttttctatggttttggtcgctcaacaGCTCTACAGGTGTGCAATggggctgcggaataagttggcgctatacaaataaagattattattattattattattattattattattattaaaaggccttcaaggaaaatttctgttctgaaagccccaactactcctttcattttgggcctcttcgtgcatccagacatatgattagggcaacaatgggtatgtttctgaacacgggagaaacagggtttcccttttggggtgcaagtcttcattcatgtgtgtgctgtacaaaaaaagctgttttttaaaatgacacagttgccaaaaaaacgaaaatcacaattttttacttctgctttggttgaattcattcaaaaactgtggggtcaaaatatgcagtacaccccaagATGAATTTGTTAGggcgtctagttttcaaaatggggtcatttgtgggggttctctatggttttggccaccttaaggctaggttcacacagggcggatttacccCGTATTTGCTGCGgtctgccgttgcatatccgcattgcggccaaACCGTTGcgattgcagtgcaatgcagcacaaatgagtttggcCAAaatgctgttctcacagggctttttttttcccgctgagcCGCAATGCGGATAAGCAACGGTGGCGCGGTTtctaaagacgcagcatgtccattctttcagCGTATCCGCCGCGTTCTTTCCTCCATAGGACCCCATGATAGCAGCATAAACCGCAATAAAATCCGCAATAGCTTATTGTATTGCAGTTTTTGGCGCGGTTCCGCTGCTTAAATTTCGCAGGAAGTGCTACAGCGGCCATTTTATCACACTGGCACCATTTCTGGCGGGACCTCGTggaaagcagcagcagcaaccgGGAGCTCCTCCATCTTCCACCACCCGCAACGTGGGCCTAGCGGcagcatcacccccatcatccctggGGGCACCAGCACCACAGGcacagagcagcagcagcagcatcaccactcGGTGCACCAGCACCACAACCGGCAACGTAAGGTACCAGGGGGGGCAGCACCACAACCGGCGGCCACGCTGCCACCACCGCTACTGGCGGGCCCCCTACCACCACCGCTACTGGCGGGCCCCCTACCACCACCGCTACTGGCGGGCCTCCTACCACCACCGCTACTGGCGGGCCTCCTACCACCACCGCTACTGGCGGGCCCCCTACCACCACCGCTACTGGCGGGCCCCGCTGCTACCACCGCTACTGGCGTGCCCCGCTGCCACCACCGCTTCTGGCGGGCCCCCTACCACCACCGCTACTGGCGGGCCCCCTACCACCACCGCTACTGGCGGGCCTCCTACCACCACCGCTACTGGCGGGCCTCCTACCACCACCGCTACTGGCGGGCCCCCTACCACCACCGCTACTGGCGGGCCCCGCTGCTACCACCGCTACTGGCGTGCCCCGCTGCCACCACCGCTTCTGGCGGGCCCCCTACCACCACCGCTTCTGGCGGGCCCCCTACCACCACCGCTTCTGGCGGGCCCCGCTCCcaccaccgctacaggcggcacccCTGCCACCCCTGCCACCcctgccaccaccgctactgGCGGGCCACATGCCACCGCCGCTACTGGCGGGCCCCTGCAACCGCTGCTGCAGTCGGCGCCGCTGCAGTCGGCACCCCTCCACCCACCGCTATAGGCGGCACCCCTGCCACAACCTCCCGCTCCAGGCGGCCCCCCTGCCACCACCTAACGCTCCAGGCGGCCCCCCTGGCACCACCGCTCCAGGCGGCTCCCCTGACACCACCGCTCCAGGCGGCCCCCCTGACACCACCGCTCCAGGCGGCCCCCCTGGcaccaccgctacaggcggcCCCCCTGGcaccaccgctacaggcggcacccCTGGCACAACCTACCGTTGCAGGCGGCACCCCTGCCACCACCGCTACAAGCGGCACCCCAGCCACCACTGCTTCTGGCGGCACCCCTGCCATCAGCGCCACAGACGGGCCCCCTACACACACCGTTGCAGGCGGCCCCCCTGCCACCACCTACCGCTACAGGTGTCCCACCACCAGCAaccaccgctacaggcggcacTCATGCAACCACCGATGCCGGCACCACTACCAACAGCAACGGAGCCCCAACACTATGATGATGCCAACGGCCGAAGGTAAACTTATGCGTGTCATACACTTATTCCCAGATTCATCACACAGCCAGTGCTGCAGGTTATGGTTctgcaaaccttttttttttttttcaggcagcaAGTTCATACTAATCCACCAGAAGAGATGGCGTGGTACCAGCGCATGGGGATTAATGTCTTAAGAATGATTATGCTGGTGAGTTAACCACGTCTTTCATCCTTTGTCACAGATCTGAAGGTGGCGGCGGGTGAGTGTAATTTGTGTCCACATCTCTGAGAAGCACGTCCACAAATACGGAATGGCGCCAGCATCCAGACCACATCAGGCATTCACCAAGCCGCCTTTTGGATTGGCCTTTGGTCGCTTAACACAGTGTCAATTTGGCGTTTCAACACTACGCGGAATGGACACTCATGTGAAGTGACGTTCTGCTTGACTTCATGTGCTTATATCCCTTTTGTTGTAGGTTGAAAGTAAGCCCCAAATCTGGGACACAGCCGACGAGGGCTACAGTGACAGGGATGTGAAGGCGGACGCCTGGTTATCAGTGTGCTCCGGGATGTATCCGGATTGGGACTCCGCCACTGCTGCCCGTCAAAATGAGATATGTAAGTTTACATTCATATGTACCTAAATTGCTGATTCGCTTGCTATTGCAGCGATGATGTGTCTGATTTACCTGCATTGTTCCTTGCAGcaaaaaggagagaaagaagaaaggtaAAATAGGATGACCTTGTATGTAACATTTTTCTTTACCTTGCAGTGAAAGATGTGAAAAATCGATGGCGGTCTGTCCGTGATCGCTACAAAAAGCATGAAAAGGAGTGCGAAAAGAGTGGCTCTTCTCCCTCAAAAAAGAAATGTCCATATGCTGACGAGCTGGCGTTTATACGAACCAGCAAAAAACTGCGACCATAAGTTGTAGCGCCACACCCTCACTCAAAACTGGTTGTCCTGTCCAAGCAAGTGGGCTAATATACttgtgtatggccatattaatgcacgatgtatattacaaagtgcattaatatggacatacagaagtgtataacccctctTGCTTTTACGGGACAACCGCTGTAATATTGTTGTCCTCCTCTACATAATTGTTGTTTTATGTTTCACAGAACCAGCGGTAACGTGCAGCCATCGCAACCCACGATGCAAGAAACATCCGAAGAAACGGGCCAGCCGGACACAGAATTGTCTGCAGATATTGAAATAAATGcaggtaccccaaccttggacgACAGCCGACTAAGTGCACCTGATTCAGACACAAATTGCGTCAGCATTGAAGCGTCGGGCCAATCAGCGGCGGCTAGCAGGCCAGGAACACACAGGGAGCCCAGTTGCTACccggggacgtaaaaaaaaaaaggagcttgATGCAGCCGAAGAAGCAATGGCACTGTTGCGCCGTGCTGACACGGAAGACCAATGGGATACGATGGGTGCGGCAGTGGCGGCACGCATCCGTGAGTTGTCGGCTGAGCGTCAATGGGCTATATCGCCGGTTATTTATGCTGCTCTCGAGGTCTTTGCGTCACCACGCCCTCTCGCTGACTCTTGCGATATTATAAAGGCAATGAAAAATGCCGCATTTGCTGCCAACCCCCCGTCCTCACGAACCTTGTTTCCTTCACAATCCTGCCCTGAACAATCAGACAGGGTTGCAAGGACACCAGGCTATCCGATACAGTATGTTTCACACGATAGTGGTTTCACGGAGAACATGACGAGCGGTTCACCATCACAACAGTCGTTCATGTCACTCATGAACAGCCCTTTGCCACAAACATCACAAAACGCTACCTCAGTATTCAATTCACCAACGGCCAGTGCGCAAAGAAGTGAAGTAACATGCAGGACTTATACGGCACTTCAGTGACCCCTCAGTCGTTGTcggatcactgcaatgtcgtgtAATTGATAGGTGCCGTTTGCACGTTCTCAAGAGCCGTTATCGTGTGTTACACTGCATGGGATTGCCTGGTGTCCCCGTAATTACTGGAATGTTGAGGGGGAAGATTGTTAAAAAACAGCGTCCTCTAACCGTAGCTCCCTGGCCGGCTGCAACGCGCCAAAATGTAACACATTCCTTTTTTGCGTTACTGACTGCATTATtgtgggaaagaaaaaaaggaatgtaTCGTGTATCTACATTCTGCCGACTGTGTGCCTTACTTATCACATATTGACTGGCTGCTAGCTGGTTggctgtcctccaaggttggggtaatGCTAAAAGTCTCTGTCATTcgttaattattttttaatttgttcttaaaaaatgtaaatgttgggATTTCAGCCCGCAGATACCCAAAACAGGAGATGTGAGTCGTGCGTCTGGTTGAATTTAGTTTATATTTGTTCCCTTACTTCAGACTCTCTTGCTCACTTCTCATTGTGGTGGCCCAACTCAGCCAAAATAAACACACAAAAAATGACGAAACTGTTCTGCCAAAtaactgtttttttattttgtaataacTTGAAAATGCAGTGCATTAGCACTAGAAACACGTTTTTTGTGTTGTCAAAGTTTGGCATGTCATGCCGCAAATAAACATTTTGCTTCAACTTGGTCTTCATCGTTCTTCTGGAGCTGGTTGCCGGGGGATCAAACTGCGattagggctgcacaccacccaCACAAGAGTACTGCCATGGCACGGCGCCTTCGGGACTATGGAAGTAGTCAGTGAAGTGTTCTCGTACCTGCACAGCGGTTGCAGCAGGACGTCCAGCaccccagttgatgaccgtgtcaaaggcagggTGCAGTTCTTCCACATCTACCTCGGGACGATATtcccggaggtagttgtgaagaacacaacatgccttgacaaggtcatcaactgtggtagGGTCTACCATTAGGGTAGTCCCTAGAACCGTCCACTGACTAaccataatcccgaaggcacaTTCAACCACTcgacgtgcccggctcagcctataattaaaaatccttttccgggcattcagtcctcttcgcgggtatgggcgcaacaggttcGGCATCAACGGGAAcgcctcatccgataccatcacgaaggggactggatgtgtggttcccggcaaaggttgtggggctgggagcgtcacgccatctcggagaatttgcatcccaatctgtgatgttcgcagcacccgagaatccCCAGTACTACCATAGGCGCCGACATCGATGCAAACAAATTTAGAATGTGCatcagccaccgccatcaggactaCAGAGAAAAATTTCTTGTAGTTATAAAACTTAGAGCCGGAGTGCGGTGGCTGAAGCACACGGACATGTTTGCCATCAACcgcgcctatgcagttaggaaatttggcaacagtttgaaagcctgctgcaacacgttgCCAAGTCTCCTCGGAtggtgaaggcatcacgatgggctgcaacttctgccagatgacgctgcatgtgcacctcacaatttcaGTGATGGTCgatttaccaacacgaaattggagatgcagggatgcatagctctctcctgtggccaagaagctgaaaaggaagcagagaaaaaggggaaaaggATTAGTGAAATCAAAAGAACTAAAGTAGCATGTCACATACAGATCAACAGATTACATTTTCAGCATTTTCATAATGGAAATATTCCTTGCTATCTGCATTCCATTACAACAATGTTGAATGAAACATAGAGTATTTGtcccttttttcttcatttatctGCATCGTACCGTTGCACTACATGGGCCCAGTAAAATTGATGAAAATTAATATTTCGTCACCATACAAATACTCAATGTTGCTTAGTGGGACAGATGCAAagcggcgtttttttttttgggggggggggggttgtcacctACGGTAACTCGGCTCAGAGATCGTGTTGCCACAGGGGTTTGTACTTGTGTTGTCAGATTATTGGGTACAGGTGCACTAGCTACCAAGCAAGGTATTTATATGAAATATTACAGTTTGCTATGACAACCACCAACTCCATAAGCTGACTGATGCACCGGTAAAGTACGCCGAGGACTCACACATACGCACATCAACAAGACATGGCAATGAGTTATGGAGGACTGTGCAAGGGATCTAAGTTTCAACACGCTCACAGACGGATACGTGCGTGCCAATACTATGTCAGCGTACAATGCCATTTTAACCGGTCTCCAGTCAGACTCTATCAGTAAGTAATTCTTACAAAAGACATATTTTGGTtacttaccgaagggtgatgagcagcctttcctCTGCAGTGATCGCCTTTCGCATTTGGGTGTTCTGAAATGTCAGATCCTGGTGCACCAGCTCCAGAAGACGCTCGAAAGCCTCCTGCGGCAGGCGGCAGAACATGACAAACTTCTCCGGATGGCTACAGAGAGACATACATAAGAGACAGTGTGAGACTGTGTGTGCGGTGGGcacagaaagagagagtgagagagagaaacacacagaGAGGGAAacatagggagagagagatatacagAAAGGtgtagagagggaaagagagaaaaagaagggAGAGAAATATACAAAACAGTGAGAAAGAGGGACACAccaagggaaagagagagagagagaggagagaggtagagggagggaaagagagagagagtgggaaaaagaagggagagagatacagagacacaaagagaggtagagagagagagagagagcgaaacaGTGATGAAATAACATTACTGCTTCAGTAGCGGCGAAGCAAATTTCGGGCAATAATATACGTACTTTTTCAGATCTTGGTACAGGCTTACAAAGTGCCCCTTCGTCCCCCGCTCCAGCAACAGGGGATGAACCCAATAACGCCTGGATCCCCATCCGGTCTGCAACATATTTTCAGCAATACATTAGCCCACTATTCGCAAGTTTAGCAAGTAAAACACACATTTTCATTTCACGTATATAGCTGACCTTGTTGGTTTTTGCGGCGTGCATCAGCAGGACACATATCAGATACTTTTGCCTGTAATATTTTCGCAGACGCATTCTCTGTCCACTTTCCATCTTTCCTAGCTGTGCTTTCCCTGAACAAGGGGTGAGTGAACAGGGTGCTCCCACTTCCTTCCCAGTTGTGGGGAGGGATCatgacatcacaggaagcagtcgaaatctgcagcaaaatctgcaagaaaatacGCGACTACATAGCAAATACCGCAGCGGTATTTTCCACAGCTTCTTCGAGGCGGATTTTGAGGCGGTTAAACCGCAATGAAATACGCGTATAAAACCGCAACAAATTTAAGTCAGTTTATGCGGTTTTGCCGCTGATGCGTCTGGGTTGCGGCAAATACGCAACGGAAAATACGCAGGACTTACGCAGctaatccgccgtgtgtgaacctaggctaagagctctacaagtgggcaatggggcataaaaggccttcaagcaaaatttctgttctgaaagactctgagtactcctttcattttgggccccgttgtctatgcggacataatattagggccacaatgggtatatttctgaacacaagacaaacaggggtatcaattttggggtgtcaatccccttttttatgtgcactatagaaaaaaatgtctttaaaatgatatatttgtaaaaatatgaaattttattttttttctcctctaaattgcattaattcctgaaaaaaaatggtggggtcaaaatactcatgacacccctcagtgaatacattaaggggtgtagtttttaaaataggctcATTTGTaggggtgtctatcattctgacagctatgagtctttgcaatgttggcttggtgtaggaaaacaaagtgttcatcAAAAtgatgaaaagtaatgttaaatttgtacgtctcctaagcagtaaaaaaaaaagcgaaagtttttcaaatgtgcattcagaataaagtgaacagatggaaatatatatcttagcaaaaatttgtacagtatgtttgcacatatttgagatattacagtta
This window contains:
- the LOC136622750 gene encoding uncharacterized protein → MESGQRMRLRKYYRQKYLICVLLMHAAKTNKTGWGSRRYWVHPLLLERGTKGHFVSLYQDLKNHPEKFVMFCRLPQEAFERLLELVHQDLTFQNTQMRKAITAEERLLITLRFLATGESYASLHLQFRVGKSTITEIVRCTCSVIWQKLQPIVMPSPSEETWQRVAAGFQTVAKFPNCIGAVDGKHVRVLQPPHSGSKFYNYKKFFSVVLMAVADAHSKFVCIDVGAYGSTGDSRVLRTSQIGMQILRDGVTLPAPQPLPGTTHPVPFVMVSDEAFPLMPNLLRPYPRRGLNARKRIFNYRLSRARRVVECAFGIMVSQWTVLGTTLMVDPTTVDDLVKACCVLHNYLREYRPEVDVEELHPAFDTVINWGAGRPAATAVQVREHFTDYFHSPEGAVPWQYSCVGGVQP